A genomic stretch from Thermomonospora umbrina includes:
- a CDS encoding DUF742 domain-containing protein produces the protein MTVGDDELWFDDEAGPLVRPYTVTSGRTRPTVDLDLLSLVVATGLPPPVMDPEHARALELCGAPTSVAEVAAHLRLPVAVTKIILADLVDGRAMTTRVPQLAADPTDRELLEKLLDGLQRT, from the coding sequence ATGACGGTCGGTGACGACGAGCTCTGGTTCGACGACGAGGCCGGGCCGCTGGTCCGCCCGTACACGGTGACCTCCGGCCGCACCCGCCCCACCGTCGACCTGGATCTGCTGTCCCTCGTGGTGGCCACCGGCCTGCCACCGCCGGTCATGGATCCGGAGCACGCCAGGGCGCTCGAGCTGTGCGGCGCGCCGACGTCGGTCGCCGAGGTCGCGGCGCACCTGCGGCTGCCGGTCGCGGTCACCAAGATCATACTCGCCGATCTGGTGGACGGGCGTGCGATGACCACCCGAGTACCGCAACTCGCGGCCGATCCCACCGACCGAGAACTCCTGGAGAAGCTGCTCGATGGCCTACAACG